GGCAGCAAGGAAGGAGATGGTGTAGTTCCCGGTCACGTCCCGCAGCCAACCTAAAATATGGCAGCGTTAAGGCACCTGGAACCCCAACCGCCCCCCCTAGAACCAGCCCAGAGCCCACCTGGGGGAGGGCAAAGGGTTGGGGAACAAGGAGGGTGTGGGTTGGGGCACCTGGAACCCCACCTAGGACCCCCCTAGAACCTGCCCGCACGCCGTTGGGGGGACCCAAGGGTTGGGGGAGTGGGACCATGTGGGCCGGGGTGCACGCCTGGGTTCCAAAGGGAACCCCAATCCTCTTGGGGTACCGAGAGTCTGCAGCATGGCCGAGGTCACCCTATGTCACCCCACGTCACCGAATCCGGGTCACCCGACCCCACGATGAGCCATTGCCCACCCAAACGGCCATGGGGATGGGAAACACATCCCTCAACCGGTCCCTGGGCGCCCCCTGTGACTGGTTCTAGGTCACCCAACCCTCCCGGCCCCCTGGCACCGCAGCAGGTCACCTCCATACCGGCAAAGGGTGGCCCCAGCAGAGACCCAAAGCTCTCGAACATCTGCATGAGGCCGATGGCGTGGACCAACCGCCCGGCGCCAACCACCTCGGCCACGCCGGCAAACTGGAGGGGCACGACGGCTCCGGCGCAGAACCCGTAGGCCGAGGCCAAGGCCAGGAGACCCCCGAAGGAAGTCCCCAAGGGCAGGAGCAGCGACACCAACCCCGTCAGCACGGCCCAGGCGAAGAGATGACGGAGCAGGGGGGTGGCCGGCCGGGCGGCCAACCAGCCGGCGGCGACCCGGCCTCCCCCGTCAACCGCCGCCATCGCCGCCATCACCAGCCCGGCGCGGTGCTCGTCGCACCCCACCTCGTGGGCGCGGGCTTCCCCGTGGACAAAGGGCACGTAGTAGCCGGCGTCCACCAACACGAAGGCCAAGGCGTAGCGGATGAAGGGCCCGTGCCGCAGCAGCCGCATCAGCCCCGGCCGGTCCCGCGGTGGCCCCGGGGTCTCGCCGGGGACGGGCAGGGGCCGGAGAAGAGCCCCGGCGGCCACCAGGTTGAAGGAGGTGGcggccaggaggagcagggccCCTCGCCAGCCATAGGTGTCCAGCAGCAGCGGGACCAGCGGCCCCAGGGCCAGTCCCGAGATGCTGGCGCCCGACACCACCAGCCCGGTGGCCAGCGCCCGCTGTGCCGGGAAGTAGCGACCCACGGTCCCCAGGGAGGGCGTGAAGACCAATGCCCAGCCCAGGCCTGTGGGGAGAGGCGGGGCACCCTGTGGGCACAGCCGGCCAATGGGGCGGGGTGGGCTAGGGCACCCAATAGCCTTGGGCCGTCTAAGGTTGCCCAATGGTTTGGGGTGTTCTAGGTCACCCGACAGCCCAGGGTGCTCTAGGTCACGCAAAGGGATGGGGTGGTCTAGGGTGCCCAATGGGATGGGGTGGAGTAGGGTGCCCGATGCCGTGGGGCTGTCTAAGGTCACCCGATGGTCTGGGGTGTTCTGGGTCACCCAACAGGCTGGGCTGCTCCCGGTCACCCAATGGACTGGGGCTGTCTAAGGTCACCCGATGGTCTGGGGTGTTCTGGGTCACCCAACGG
This Buteo buteo chromosome 12, bButBut1.hap1.1, whole genome shotgun sequence DNA region includes the following protein-coding sequences:
- the LOC142037530 gene encoding monocarboxylate transporter 13-like, producing the protein GPPPGQLGAPRPPPGGWGVLGGAFLQAALVAGGVRALGLCLRPLGGAFGARAGAAAWVGSAPLAALQLGGPLGSALSTRFGARPVAMVGGFLSGLGLFLGAFATHMTHLYLSVGLLAGLGWALVFTPSLGTVGRYFPAQRALATGLVVSGASISGLALGPLVPLLLDTYGWRGALLLLAATSFNLVAAGALLRPLPVPGETPGPPRDRPGLMRLLRHGPFIRYALAFVLVDAGYYVPFVHGEARAHEVGCDEHRAGLVMAAMAAVDGGGRVAAGWLAARPATPLLRHLFAWAVLTGLVSLLLPLGTSFGGLLALASAYGFCAGAVVPLQFAGVAEVVGAGRLVHAIGLMQMFESFGSLLGPPFAGWLRDVTGNYTISFLAAGAFLLAGSLLILTLPGFFHASQGASGKEGSPGPGPTGRETPCRSALEPAM